The following are from one region of the Silene latifolia isolate original U9 population chromosome 9, ASM4854445v1, whole genome shotgun sequence genome:
- the LOC141600854 gene encoding uncharacterized protein LOC141600854: MGERNTAQQMLALAVAAKYVHFYEISSEESKELTHIFMAHPEAIKLFRAYPYVVLMDSTYKTNIYQNPLIEMVGVTPTGSSFLIACAMIPKENDVNYRWVLRKWHVNKAVNAKALTTYQIETMRKFVISNDESGWFKVINSTTEESFQRAWQCFQRKWPKMVDYAWLKSKHLTLDSMWSRIHGMLESQHSKIKKELEDEMSKPRRTSRTFSLLQGNVSTKAIELMEKELTRGLGLGIGLNNRCRHVMRTTHGLPCACNLVSLHGKGRRVHLEDIHVFWKTLVYDIPQQMPKNDGDLWDELANDMRHDDPVKLRAAIDLLRDFQRPEDQEILPPPINEHPKGRPRGSTTRNRSGFEHAERKFGTPSTHFVQQMREVQQRIGDFESGTPVLLWE, encoded by the exons ATGGGTGAAAGAAACACCGCTCAGCAAATGTTGGCTCTAGCGGTGGCAGCGAAATACGTCCACTTCTACGAGATTTCTTCCGAGGAGTCAAAAGAGTTGACTCACATTTTCATGGCTCATCctgaagcgattaagttgttcCGGGCTTATCCTTATGTGGTCCTCATGGATTCGACTTATAAAACCAACATTTACCAGAATCCACTCATTGAGATGGTTGGTGTGACACCCACAGGATCGTCCTTCTTAATTGCATGTGCGATGATTCCTAAGGAGAATGACGTGAATTACCGGTGGGTGTTGAGAAA ATGGCATGTGAACAAAGCCGTCAATGCAAAAGCCTTGACAACATACCAAATCGAAACTATGAGGAAATTTGTCATCTCAAATGATGAATCCGGTTGGTTTAAGGTGATCAATTCAACCACCGAGGAATCGTTTCAGCGTGCGTGGCAGTGTTTCCAACGTAAGTGGCCAAAAATGGTGGATTAT GCTTGGTTGAAGTCAAAGCATCTCACACTTGACTCCATGTGGTCCCGTATCCACGGCATGCTTGAAAGTCAACACTCGAAGATTAAGAAAGAACTCGAAGATGAAATGAGTAAACCTAGGAGAACATCTCGTACTTTCTCCTTATTGCAAGGAAACGTGTCTACTAAGGCCATAGAGTTAATGGAGAAAGAACTTACTAGAGGCCTTGGTTTGGGTATCGGATTGAATAATCGTTGCCGACACGTGATGCGAACGACTCATGGATTACCTTGTGCATGCAATTTGGTATCTTTGCACGGAAAAGGTAGGAGGGTCCATCTCGAGGATATTCATGTCTTTTGGAAGACATTGGTGTATGATATTCCTCAACAAATGCCGAAAAATGACGGTGATTTATGGGATGAATTAGCGAATGATATGAGGCACGATGACCCGGTTAAACTAAGGGCGGCCATAGACTTGTTGCGTGATTTCCAAAGACCGGAGGACCAAGAGATTTTGCCACCCCCTATTAATGAGCACCCGAAAGGTCGTCCAAGAGGTTCAACCACTAGAAACAGGTCGGGTTTTGAGCATGCAGAAAGGAAGTTCGGGACACCAAGTACTCACTTTGTTCAACAAATGCGAGAGGTTCAACAAAGAATTGGTGATTTCGAATCGGGAACCCCGGTGCTCCTTTGGGAATGA
- the LOC141599562 gene encoding cysteine--tRNA ligase, chloroplastic/mitochondrial isoform X2 — MAYLHCLPPSVEPRVSDHIPQIIDMIKQIIDNGFAYSVDGDVYFSVEKFPSYGRLSGRRLEDNRAGERVAVDSRKRNPADFALWKSAKEGEPYWESPWGPGRPGWHIECSAMSAAYLGYSFDIHGGGMDLMFPHHENEIVQSCAACRESNISYWVHNGFVTINSEKMSKSLGNFFTIRQVIQLYHPLALRLFLMSTHYRSPVNYSDVSLESASERLFYIYQTLQDCEDVLLQHDRACLKETVPQDIASRISDFQNSFLISMSDDLHTNVVLGALSDPLTTVNDFIHTRKGKKRELRIESLAALEKTVRNVLATLGLMPSSYLEAVHELKEMALKRAKLSEAEVRQKIEERDTARKNKEYEKSDEIRKELAALGIALMDSPHGTTWRPCLPSSLQQEPAIAN, encoded by the exons ATGGCTTATCTTCATTGCTTACCTCCTTCTGTGGAACCTCGTGTCTCTGATCACATACCCCAAATTATAGACATGATTAAACAG ATTATTGATAACGGCTTTGCCTACAGTGTGGATGGAGATGTTTATTTTTCTGTGGAGAAGTTCCCTAGTTATGGACGCTTGTCAGGTCGAAGATTAGAGGATAATCGAGCTGGTGAAAGAGTTGCAGTGGACTCCAGAAAGAGAAATCCAGCTGATTTTGCTTTATGGAAA TCTGCCAAAGAAGGAGAGCCATATTGGGAGAGTCCATGGGGACCTGGTAGACCTGGATGGCATATTGAATGCAGTGCTATGAGCGCTGCATACTTGGGATACTCATTTGATATACACGGTGGCGGGATGGATCTTATGTTTCCCCACCATGAAAATGAAATTGTTCAAAGTTGTGCTGCATGTCGAGAAAGTAATATCAGCTACTGGGTACATAATGGGTTTGTCACTATTAACTCAGAAAAGATGTCCAAATCACTCGGAAATTTCTTCACAATTAGACAG GTTATACAACTTTATCATCCACTTGCTTTAAGACTCTTTCTGATGAGCACCCATTATCGTTCTCCAGTGAATTACTCTGATGTGTCGCTAGAGTCCGCCTCAGAACGTCTCTTTTATATATACCAG ACGTTACAAGATTGTGAAGATGTTTTACTCCAGCACGATAGAGCTTGTCTCAAAGAGACTGTACCCCAAGACATTGCCAGTCGCATAAGCGATTTCCAGAATTCTTTCCTCATTTCAATGTCAGATGATCTTCATACCAATGTGGTTCTCGGTGCACTTTCTGATCCATTGACGACCGTTAATGATTTTATACATACTCGTAAG GGGAAGAAGCGTGAATTACGAATAGAATCTCTAGCAGCCTTAGAGAAGACTGTCAGAAATGTCTTGGCTACTCTAGGGTTGATGCCATCGAGCTATTTAGAA GCAGTGCACGAGTTAAAAGAAATGGCGCTGAAGCGCGCCAAGTTGTCTGAAGCCGAAGTTAGGCAAAAGATTGAAGAGAGAGATACGGCAAGGAAGAATAAAGAGTACGAGAAATCTGATGAAATCAGGAAAGAGTTGGCTGCTTTGGGGATCGCTCTTATGGACAGCCCTCACGGGACAACATGGAGACCTTGTCTTCCTAGTTCATTGCAACAAGAACCAGCTATTGCGAATTGA
- the LOC141599562 gene encoding cysteine--tRNA ligase, chloroplastic/mitochondrial isoform X1 produces MVALLRCCKPFIRPFFSPLSTSKTPLRFPNLPLNSIINKRVRTISSKHPINGENTKEGESKKELWLYNTMSRQRELFKPKVEGKVGMYVCGVTAYDFSHIGHARAYVTFDVLHRYLKHQGYEVFYVRNFTDVDDKIIARANELGEDPISLSRRFCNEFLQDMAYLHCLPPSVEPRVSDHIPQIIDMIKQIIDNGFAYSVDGDVYFSVEKFPSYGRLSGRRLEDNRAGERVAVDSRKRNPADFALWKSAKEGEPYWESPWGPGRPGWHIECSAMSAAYLGYSFDIHGGGMDLMFPHHENEIVQSCAACRESNISYWVHNGFVTINSEKMSKSLGNFFTIRQVIQLYHPLALRLFLMSTHYRSPVNYSDVSLESASERLFYIYQTLQDCEDVLLQHDRACLKETVPQDIASRISDFQNSFLISMSDDLHTNVVLGALSDPLTTVNDFIHTRKGKKRELRIESLAALEKTVRNVLATLGLMPSSYLEAVHELKEMALKRAKLSEAEVRQKIEERDTARKNKEYEKSDEIRKELAALGIALMDSPHGTTWRPCLPSSLQQEPAIAN; encoded by the exons ATGGTGGCTTTATTAAGATGTTGCAAACCATTTATACGCCCATTTTTCTCCCCTCTTTCTACCTCCAAAACCCCACTTAGATTCCCCAATTTACCCCTCAATTCCATCATTAACAAAAGGGTTCGTACCATAAGTTCTAAGCACCCAATTAATGGCGAAAACACAAAAGAGGGTGAAAGCAAGAAAGAGTTATGGTTGTACAATACAATGAGTAGGCAAAGGGAGTTATTTAAGCCTAAAGTTGAGGGTAAAGTTGGCATGTATGTTTGTGGTGTTACTGCTTATGATTTCAGTCATATTGGTCATGCTAGAGCCTATGTTACCTTTGATGTTCTCCATAG ATATCTCAAGCATCAAGGATATGAAGTTTTTTATGTCCGAAACTTCACTGATGTGGATGACAAG ATTATAGCTAGAGCCAATGAACTGGGAGAGGATCCAATATCTTTGAGCAGACGTTTTTGCAATGAGTTCCTGCAAGACATGGCTTATCTTCATTGCTTACCTCCTTCTGTGGAACCTCGTGTCTCTGATCACATACCCCAAATTATAGACATGATTAAACAG ATTATTGATAACGGCTTTGCCTACAGTGTGGATGGAGATGTTTATTTTTCTGTGGAGAAGTTCCCTAGTTATGGACGCTTGTCAGGTCGAAGATTAGAGGATAATCGAGCTGGTGAAAGAGTTGCAGTGGACTCCAGAAAGAGAAATCCAGCTGATTTTGCTTTATGGAAA TCTGCCAAAGAAGGAGAGCCATATTGGGAGAGTCCATGGGGACCTGGTAGACCTGGATGGCATATTGAATGCAGTGCTATGAGCGCTGCATACTTGGGATACTCATTTGATATACACGGTGGCGGGATGGATCTTATGTTTCCCCACCATGAAAATGAAATTGTTCAAAGTTGTGCTGCATGTCGAGAAAGTAATATCAGCTACTGGGTACATAATGGGTTTGTCACTATTAACTCAGAAAAGATGTCCAAATCACTCGGAAATTTCTTCACAATTAGACAG GTTATACAACTTTATCATCCACTTGCTTTAAGACTCTTTCTGATGAGCACCCATTATCGTTCTCCAGTGAATTACTCTGATGTGTCGCTAGAGTCCGCCTCAGAACGTCTCTTTTATATATACCAG ACGTTACAAGATTGTGAAGATGTTTTACTCCAGCACGATAGAGCTTGTCTCAAAGAGACTGTACCCCAAGACATTGCCAGTCGCATAAGCGATTTCCAGAATTCTTTCCTCATTTCAATGTCAGATGATCTTCATACCAATGTGGTTCTCGGTGCACTTTCTGATCCATTGACGACCGTTAATGATTTTATACATACTCGTAAG GGGAAGAAGCGTGAATTACGAATAGAATCTCTAGCAGCCTTAGAGAAGACTGTCAGAAATGTCTTGGCTACTCTAGGGTTGATGCCATCGAGCTATTTAGAA GCAGTGCACGAGTTAAAAGAAATGGCGCTGAAGCGCGCCAAGTTGTCTGAAGCCGAAGTTAGGCAAAAGATTGAAGAGAGAGATACGGCAAGGAAGAATAAAGAGTACGAGAAATCTGATGAAATCAGGAAAGAGTTGGCTGCTTTGGGGATCGCTCTTATGGACAGCCCTCACGGGACAACATGGAGACCTTGTCTTCCTAGTTCATTGCAACAAGAACCAGCTATTGCGAATTGA